One part of the Rutidosis leptorrhynchoides isolate AG116_Rl617_1_P2 chromosome 1, CSIRO_AGI_Rlap_v1, whole genome shotgun sequence genome encodes these proteins:
- the LOC139843860 gene encoding uncharacterized protein — protein sequence MPGMWMWTRQPSRRTLTELEQLTAILAEAEINPESVDSWRWSMSEVFVWRAKRKRLPVLMELDKRGINLHFTCYPICDGCVETVDHALLPCNVSLDIWDIFYKWWGIHGSTNLSINEAFRGVFSHQMSSLGDKIWQAVEWTCGYLIWKNQNQKVFSNKGWNPPVTLNEIQVKSFEWIAKRCKSIKIDWHN from the exons ATGCCTGGTATGTGGATGTGGACAAGACAACCAAGCAGGAGGACCTTAACAGAACTCGAGCAGCTCACGGCCATCCTAGCAGAAGCTGAAATCAATCCGGAATCTGTGGATAGTTGGCGTTGGTCTATGAGTG AGGTTTTTGTATGGCGGGCCAAAAGGAAAAGGCTACCGGTGTTGATGGAACTCGATAAGAGAGGTATAAACCTCCATTTCACCTGTTATCCTATTTGTGATGGTTGTGTTGAGACGGTGGACCATGCTCTTTTACCTTGCAATGTTAGTTTGGATATATGGGATATTTTCTACAAGTGGTGGGGTATTCATGGTTCTACAAATTTGAGTATTAATGAAGCCTTTCGTGGTGTCTTTTCTCATCAAATGTCAAGTTTGGGTGATAAGATTTGGCAAGCGGTTGAATGGACGTGTGGTTATCTAATATGGAAGAATCAGAATCAAAAAGTCTTCTCAAACAAAGGATGGAATCCTCCGGTCACGCTAAATGAGATACAAGTTAAGAGCTTTGAGTGGATCGCGAAACGTTGCAAAAGTATAAAGATCGATTGGCACAATTGA